In the genome of Cervus elaphus chromosome 5, mCerEla1.1, whole genome shotgun sequence, the window TCTGGGAGGCCTCTCCCCTGTGCCCTCCACATGGCACATCCCCTACTGTCCTTGCACCAACTGGCTTTTCCTTATTTATCTGTGAGTGAAAGGGCAATGACTTGCATTTTCTTGGTAGCTGTCTTCCCTGAGGCTAACCAAGGACCGAGAACAGGGCAGGCTGTTGAAAAGTGTTGAGATTGGGAAAATAGAATTTGCAGCTATCTGGGCCAGGCCCTTGACATAGcagatcttattttttaaatttatttatttttaaaaaattacttattagTACTTATTTGGctttgttgggtcttagttgcagcacggggcatctttaattttcattgaggcatgcaaactcttagcggTGGTATGCAAGGTcaaattccctgatcagggatcaaacccgtgcccctggaattggaagcacagagtgttagccactggaccaccagggaagtcccagcagatCTTATTTAATGCTCCCCTCACACCTGTGAGACTTGAGTTACTCTCCCCATTTTGCATGAGAGATGTGACTAAGGTGAGTTTATGCATCCGCTGATTTGCAGATgtgggatttaaacccaggtgTGTCTCCTCCGTGCTGCTGCAGAGCTCTTCTGCTCCACCATGCTCCTGGGACAGTGACTCCATTGCTGGATGGAAAGACATGAGGTCAGAGGAGGCACAGACAGGCCACTTCCTCTCATTCAATTTTCTCTGTGCCCTACTCAGCTGGGACAGCTTCTACTCGGCCTCTCAAGATCCTTATCTGCACCTGCGCTTGGGGAACTTTTCCTACACCTCTCACACCCCCCAGGAGAGTTGGAGAAAGGAGTTTTCCACGTGGTCACTGGACATGAGTAACTGTGACTTCCCCTCCTCTGCACCCAGGTTTGGAAAACCCCACCCAGGTCTTCTGATAAAAGCCCTGGGCCCTGCAGGATAGACCAGAGGAGAACTCTTCACTTCACCAGACTTACTGAGACCCTTGCAGGGAGGTCTGAGCCGGACAACCTGAGATGAAGCTCATCATTGCCGCACTGGTGTGCCTGCTGCTGGCAGGGATGTGGTTACAGGATGCGGACGCCAAGAGCAGTGAGTTTGGCTGGAGTCACTTTGCTTCTTTTTGGGGAGGGCGGAGACTCAGGCGGGCACTCTGGGGTTGCGGGGTGGGGGAACAGGATCACCTTGAGCTCCCTGCCTCCATCTCCACTCCTTCGGGAAGAATTCTCCCcgaagaggaggaagggaggccttggatgggggcagggggccaGCAAGAGAAACGTGAATCTGGAGTCCACACTGACCACTGAGCAGCCCACTTCAGTCAAAGGAGGTCTGCTTCGTCTAGACCCTGCAGATTGATGGATGGAAGTGGTGAGGTCATTTAGGCCAAGCTGGAGGCCTGAGGTCCAGAGGAGGGACTGAGAGGGGTCTTGCCTCCACCAGGTAGAATCTGAGATCAGGACAGATTGGctaaccttggacaagtcacttgacCTCCCAAACTCTGGTTTTGCCATCAGTAAATTGGAATTTGATTATGCCTACCCTCTAAAGCTGGTGAGAGAATACTGACCAAATGACAGACATGTGAAACGGGCTTTGCAAGCAGTCAAACTAGGAGGTCTGAAATGCAAGTCTTTTGAGGGTGGGCTGTGGGGTGGGGTTGCAAACCCCCAGAGTGGAACTTGGGGGTCAGAGCTATGAATAGGGTAGAGGGCCTTCTGgagtggttgggggtgggggaaagctTGTTGCTTCCCAGAAGCTCTTTCCTGATCACTTCTTCGAGTTTAAGCTCCTATCACAGTCTCTAATCCCGCCCCAAATAGCGGACTGCAGTTGAATCAGACTCACCAGGGCCCCAGGGCCCTTGAACCCAAATGTGGGGCCAGAACCATGCACTAGTGGTGGGATGTCACAGCTAGAAGAGCCTTTAGAAATCAGTCTAAAAAGTCTCGTTTTACAGCTGGGAGGTCTGGAGTTCAGAGGGAAGTCTCCATCTTgaccaaagccacacagctgttTTGTCGGGGCCCGGGACAAAACCCAGTGTCCTGACTCTGAACCCCACTGAACCCACTGAACCCTAGGGTCCTGACTCTGCCTGAATACAGAACGAGGTGGATGATGAGACACTGGGGTCCTTTGGATGTGGCCCCAAAGCCTGAGCCTGTCCTGGAAGCGTTTTCCCCCCCTCCATCCTGGATGAGAGGAACTCAGTCTGGGCTGAGAAATGAATGCGACCCATTCTTGTGCTTCTCTTCTAGTGCACGTGTCATCCTCCAATTGCTGTTTCATAACAGTGAAGAGAAAGATTTCTTTGAAGAGAATCCAATGTTACAAGAACATCAGCTCCACCTGCTCCTACAAAAACCGTCTGATGTAAGTGATGTATCATCTTCCGTCCCTAACTCGCTTCTCCAGAGAACAGAAACCGGTCCACCTGGGATTAGAATAGCAGACGCTAGATGGCGATGCTCCACTAGattaagggttttttttgtttttaacaagacTTTGAGCCTGCCAAAACCTTCGGTGCAGAACCAAGAGTGGACGCCAGGGAGAGCACCTGTGCTCCCGCAGTGACATGGGTTTCTTAAAGCTCCAAGGCGCcaagtattatattttaatattttatgcccAGAACTTAAAAGCTCCAGGCACTACTGTGTGATGGTATGAGTGAGGGGGGTCTCAATTAGTTCCTGTCTCTGGATTTGCCAACCTATAACCTTGGGTGACTCCGGGCAGGTAACTTTTCTGAACCTGATTATCTGAGTAGCTCTCGGCACTTCCGACCTGTGAAGTGGCGTAACCACAATAGCTGCATCACAGGGTCCTTGCAAAGCTCCAAGGAGGTATCTTACCCTTGACACGCAGTGTCTGTGAGACATGAGACGCTTCCATGTGTGTTATCTCAGTCAGCTAACTATCCTGGGGCACGCATTTTCATCATcatgaaaactgaggttcagggaatTAGAGAAATTTATCTAAGGTAGTGCAGATAACTAAAGGCAGAACTAATCTATGGTTTTTGGACAACAGTCAAGTTTGGGAGGTggccagatcagaaaagaaacacACATGCGCACACCCAAAGCAATGACTGGGGGGTCGCAAATGGATACAGACGCATGAAAAGATGGAGCAGGTGAACTCTCAGAGATTCTAGGAGAGGATTTGTTTCCAGGCTAGCAGGTTGTCTATAGCCTTTGCTCTTCCCTGATACACTGAATCCACCAAACGGTCCAGGAAATCAATTTTAAGAACTaccaacccccccccccgccgccaaCCGCCAACACCGCTGAAGCTTGGGTGTTCCTCCCAGTGTACAAATCATAGATCTTACATAACACTTCATTTTACAGAACAGCTCAGGGGCACCCAGGAGCAATGTGGGGGTCATGGGGCTTGTGTGTGGCCCCCAGGGGTGACTCAGGTGACTCAGTCCCTCTTCTATTCTCTGCCCACAGACTGAAGCTGACTGGAGGCCTAGAGGCTTGTGTCTTGCAAAAAGAATCATGGGTTCAGGCTTACTTAAAGAAGATAAACCTCTGCCAGTGAAAGGAAACGTGAGCTGATCCCTTCTCGCCCTGGACTCAAGATACCACGTGGCTTCACTTTCCTCCCAACGTCTAACTTCACACCAGTCCTTCTGCCCCGTCTTCACCAGGTCACGCCAAAGGATCTGCTGGGTTCTAATAAGCTATGTTGTTgcactttatatatttaaattctagAATCTTTAACTTctgtccccccctccccccatgccTCTTGGACTTCACAGGGATTTCAAGGTGCAAAGTTGATTGACATtgaggggctggggccagggggtggagaggagggaaaCAGGTTGGAATTGGTGCCAGGAGAACTGACttcttatattattatttaatttttattggagtatagatgatttacaatgttgtggtagtttctacTCTATAGCAAGGTGAATTCTTCATACTGTGGAACTGACTTCTTGTCAATAGGAGCCAATAAATGACTCAACACAACTCAGCTGACTGCCTTTGTCCTGGGGGAATAAATGTTAATTTGCGTTGTGATGTAGATTCTCTGCGGGGCTGGGTCCCCATCTCCCCATCTGCACGCTCtcggcccctgccctgccctgcccagagCCTTTGGAGGCTATTTTATCCAGAAGTCACAGCCACCCTAgctgtgggggggaggggggagggcggggggggggcggcgtgCGAAGGGGTGGTTTGCCATCTGCCTGTAAGACATTGCTAGCCCTGCTGTAGAGAGGAGGTGGCTAAGGGCTGGAGAGATCGACACCTACAGGCCTGAGGACACATAGCAAGTCAGGATCGGATCTGGCCTTAGAGCTCAGGATTCCTGCTGCAGTCAAATCACATCCTACTGCTTGGCTGCCTACAAAACCAAACTCTCAAGTGTTGACAGAAAGGAAAATTGCCTTTAATCAGAACGCCAGCAATCTGGGGAGATGGTGGACTCAGGGTCCCCCCCAAAACCATCTCAGAAGATTCTGCTCAGCCATGAAAGCTTCTAACTGGAAACAGGGAAGTCATCTCAGTTAATCAATGGCAGTCAGAGTCCTCACCATCCCCCACTGTGTGCACTGCTTGTCGACAGCTCATGATCTTTTTTTAGATGCTATCTTTTGACATAGTGTGTTCTTGAGATTCCTGAAGGAATGAGAAGAACTGGGGAAGAGATCTGGTTATCTGttacttattctttatttctatttctctgatcTATGGAAAAAGCAACAAGTTAGGTAACCTATTGTATgatcaaaagatttgaaaggtGTGCTAAGGCTGGAGATGATAGAGCATGGGATGCCTGGTTTAAGGATAGTGGCAAGACAAAAGTGGCCTCCTGAAGAGAGCTCTTTTCTGCCAAAAGTTGCTTACACTGCCTTCCAGGGTGGAAATCTTTCCCAAGTCCCCATGTGCCAAGGGACTGCCTGGCACAGCGTGGCACAGGGGCCCTGTGTCCACTGGACAGGGCCTGGGGAGTTAATTAGCAGGATCTTTTCCTGGggaggggccaggcaggtgggTCCATGTCTGATGGAGATGCCGACAGAGGTCATCCAGAGGAGGGAGGCAGTCTTGAGAAGAAACAGGCGAACCCGCaggggacagagaggaagaggaggccCTGTCCCTTTAAAGGGGGCAATCACATGCTCCAACTTGTGTAACCTGCGACTTTAGGGAGActagtgtcaactacaaattggcacttaccaagagcactgccaacgactgaacaacaaagacatttgccatctgcctctacagagatggcttccctggtggctcagaggttaaagcgtctgcctgcaatgtgggagacctggacttgatccctgggttggaaagatcccctggagaaggaaatggcaacccactccagtattctcgcctggagaatcccatggacagaggagactggtggactacagtccatggggtcacaaagagtcggacacaactgagcgacttgacttgaCTTTTTCACTTCTgtggagattgaaccccatgctgctatagctgttgaccttcgaCAACCCCTGAGGGACTTCAGGGTGGAgggaggcactctgtgctccaggggatctggtgggacaggtctttagatatttggatgtttttaggaacagattttatgatctcagttCCTGTATTtgctcatatctagagaagcactaaattccttcatggtgacatcagatcctcatgactaacaaaaaccttttgtaaaatgagtgcttcatagCAATGaactctcccttcaccaaaacTTTATATATTGACTTACTCCCACTGacgctttggagcagtctctcagagctatctgagatgctgtcccACAGCCTGCAGTCCTCATTTTagctcaaataaaacttaactcacaactctcaagttatACATCTTTTCCTAGCCATCACTAGCAAAGGAAGGAGTGAATTCCGGGTCTTGGATACGCTAGCTTTAGGAGAGAAAGTCTTGTGTCCTGAGTCTCAGGGCTTCTCCCACTTTCTTCAGCAACATTCAGGCTCATCTTAAGCACCACCTCCCTCTGCCCCCAAGACTGCCCTGCTTCCTGGGCTCCCCCTCACCCAGAACATTGCAGTAGTCATTGCTCTCAGTCACCTTGTTGCAAGAAGGGGAACCTGTTCCAGGGCAcaaaagtgggctcttgtctaatacTCAGAAATGggttgtccgaggagacacatgtgctgacgaagctagagactttattgggaaggggcgcccgggtggagggcaggaggggaagggaacctaggagaactgctctgctctGCCACCTGACTCACAGTCctggggttttatggtgatgagaTTAGTTTCCGGTTGTCTTTaaccaatcattctgactcagagtctttcctggt includes:
- the CCL1 gene encoding C-C motif chemokine 1 → MKLIIAALVCLLLAGMWLQDADAKSMHVSSSNCCFITVKRKISLKRIQCYKNISSTCSYKNRLILKLTGGLEACVLQKESWVQAYLKKINLCQ